From the genome of Ahaetulla prasina isolate Xishuangbanna chromosome 15, ASM2864084v1, whole genome shotgun sequence, one region includes:
- the FAM222A gene encoding protein FAM222A has protein sequence MLACLQRTQNPPRQLLGCPNKALEPRKGEVMAPIRSPRYPSPAELDAYAQKVANNPLTIKIFPTNIRVPQHKHLNRTVNGYDTMGQRYSPYPLHASSYQGLLAVVKASAGKGAVKSAEGKRTKMSPAHVAVAPYSVTSTLAPGPSCAAQLGYPGGQKQMEAPVPPNVTVATSVVPHVGRSVVLPQANLPSIQNIIFQINQQCQAQAGQQMCQGVVVANPSPAKHGTAGSFTTMATVGAAVAYTGAVLPDCRKGAELVTGSNPGSGLAGPKPGLYPDSMDYLLWQQKQQPLRMYSAGSGGAVSKSPEVCAGLLRAYPVSGASATDKVSSSPLNCVGVHGNFSVGQYFAPAWNSILVTPNSSDCYNAQELPTGPRDLGLPPSEGLPSLPSKAACNTSILSSSLQSLEYLINDIHPPCIKEQMLGKGYETVSVPRLLDHQHAHIRLPVYR, from the coding sequence GTGAAGTCATGGCTCCCATCCGTTCCCCGCGATACCCCAGCCCGGCTGAGCTCGACGCTTACGCACAGAAGGTGGCAAACAACCCTCTCACCATCAAGATCTTCCCCACCAACATCAGGGTCCCCCAGCACAAGCACCTTAACCGGACGGTGAACGGGTACGACACGATGGGCCAGCGCTACAGCCCCTACCCTCTGCACGCCAGCAGCTACCAGGGCCTCCTGGCCGTCGTGAAGGCATCCGCCGGCAAAGGGGCCGTGAAGAGTGCTGAGGGCAAGCGGACTAAGATGTCCCCTGCCCATGTGGCGGTAGCCCCCTACTCAGTGACAAGCACTTTAGCACCCGGGCCGTCCTGCGCAGCCCAGCTCGGCTATCCTGGCGGCCAGAAGCAGATGGAGGCGCCCGTCCCTCCCAACGTCACGGTGGCCACTTCAGTTGTCCCGCACGTCGGCCGGAGCGTGGTGCTGCCCCAGGCCAATCTGCCCTCCATCCAGAACATCATTTTCCAGATCAATCAGCAGTGCCAGGCTCAGGCTGGGCAACAGATGTGCCAGGGGGTGGTGGTGGCCAACCCCAGCCCGGCCAAGCACGGCACCGCGGGCAGCTTCACCACAATGGCTACAGTGGGGGCAGCCGTGGCCTACACGGGTGCCGTGTTGCCAGATTGTCGGAAGGGCGCTGAGCTGGTGACCGGCTCCAACCCGGGCAGTGGCCTGGCGGGACCCAAGCCGGGTCTTTACCCAGACAGCATGGATTATCTGCTgtggcagcagaagcagcagccgctgcgGATGTACAGCGCGGGCAGCGGGGGAGCCGTCAGCAAGTCGCCCGAGGTGTGTGCTGGGCTCTTGCGCGCCTACCCTGTGAGCGGTGCCAGCGCCACGGACAAAGTGAGCTCTTCGCCCTTGAACTGTGTGGGTGTGCACGGGAATTTCTCAGTGGGGCAGTACTTCGCCCCTGCTTGGAACAGCATCTTGGTTACACCCAACAGCAGCGACTGCTACAATGCTCAGGAGCTGCCCACTGGGCCCCGGGACCTGGGCCTGCCCCCCTCGGAGGGGCTCCCCAGCCTGCCCAGCAAGGCAGCTTGCAACACCTCCATCCTCAGCAGTAGTCTGCAGTCCCTGGAGTACCTGATCAACGACATTCACCCGCCCTGTATCAAGGAGCAGATGCTGGGCAAGGGCTACGAGACGGTCTCTGTGCCCCGCCTCCTGGACCACCAGCACGCCCACATCCGCCTGCCTGTCTACAGATAA